One Suricata suricatta isolate VVHF042 chromosome 15, meerkat_22Aug2017_6uvM2_HiC, whole genome shotgun sequence DNA segment encodes these proteins:
- the EBAG9 gene encoding receptor-binding cancer antigen expressed on SiSo cells isoform X1, with product MALDCVTWKCSCFSHLYSGDSECGHVYSFLVIHPSRHSLPHPKVLIPTMAITQFRLFKVCTCLATVFSFLKRLICRSGRGRKLSGDQITLPTTVDYSSAPKQTDVEEWTSWDEDAPTSVKIEGGSGNATPPQNALEQLEPDYFKDMTPTIRKAQKIIIKKREPVNFGVPDGSTGFSSRLAATQDMPFLHPSPELGDLDTWQENTNAWEEEEDAAWQAEEVLRQQKIADREKRAAEQQRKKMEKEAQRLMKKEQNKIGVKLS from the exons ATGGCGTTGGATTGTGTAACCTGGAAATGctcttgtttttctcatctgtacagtgg AGACTCTGAATGTGGACATGTTTACTCATTCTTGGTAATTCATCCTTCTCGTCACTCCCTGCCCCATCCCAAG GTTTTGATTCCCACCATGGCTATCACACAGTTTCGGTTATTTAAAGTTTGTACCTGCCTAGCAACAGTATTCTCATTCCTAAAGAGATTAATATGCAG atctgGCAGAGGACGGAAATTAAGTGGAGACCAAATAACGTTGCCAACCACAGTTGATTATTCATCAGCTCCTAAACAG ACAGATGTTGAAGAGTGGACGTCCTGGGATGAAGATGCGCCCACGAGTGTAAAGATTGAAGGAGGCAGTGGCAATGCGACACCACCACAGAATGCTCTGGAACAACTGGAACCTGACTATTTTAAGGACATGACACCGACTATAAGGAAAGCTCAGAAA ATCATTATTAAGAAGAGAGAACCAGTAAATTTTGGCGTCCCGGATGGTAGCACAGGTTTCTCCAGTAGATTAGCAGCCACACAGGATATGCCTTTTCTTCATCCGTCT CCTGAATTAGGTGACTTAGACACCTGGCAGGAAAATACCAACGcatgggaagaagaagaagacgcgGCCTGGCAAGCAGAAGAGGTTCTGAG GCAGCAGAAGATagcagacagagaaaagagagcgGCGGaacaacaaaggaagaaaatggaaaaggaggcGCAGCGGCTGATGaagaaggaacaaaacaaaatcgGTGTGAAGCTTTCGTAA
- the EBAG9 gene encoding receptor-binding cancer antigen expressed on SiSo cells isoform X2 yields MLLFFSSVQWVLIPTMAITQFRLFKVCTCLATVFSFLKRLICRSGRGRKLSGDQITLPTTVDYSSAPKQTDVEEWTSWDEDAPTSVKIEGGSGNATPPQNALEQLEPDYFKDMTPTIRKAQKIIIKKREPVNFGVPDGSTGFSSRLAATQDMPFLHPSPELGDLDTWQENTNAWEEEEDAAWQAEEVLRQQKIADREKRAAEQQRKKMEKEAQRLMKKEQNKIGVKLS; encoded by the exons ATGctcttgtttttctcatctgtacagtgg GTTTTGATTCCCACCATGGCTATCACACAGTTTCGGTTATTTAAAGTTTGTACCTGCCTAGCAACAGTATTCTCATTCCTAAAGAGATTAATATGCAG atctgGCAGAGGACGGAAATTAAGTGGAGACCAAATAACGTTGCCAACCACAGTTGATTATTCATCAGCTCCTAAACAG ACAGATGTTGAAGAGTGGACGTCCTGGGATGAAGATGCGCCCACGAGTGTAAAGATTGAAGGAGGCAGTGGCAATGCGACACCACCACAGAATGCTCTGGAACAACTGGAACCTGACTATTTTAAGGACATGACACCGACTATAAGGAAAGCTCAGAAA ATCATTATTAAGAAGAGAGAACCAGTAAATTTTGGCGTCCCGGATGGTAGCACAGGTTTCTCCAGTAGATTAGCAGCCACACAGGATATGCCTTTTCTTCATCCGTCT CCTGAATTAGGTGACTTAGACACCTGGCAGGAAAATACCAACGcatgggaagaagaagaagacgcgGCCTGGCAAGCAGAAGAGGTTCTGAG GCAGCAGAAGATagcagacagagaaaagagagcgGCGGaacaacaaaggaagaaaatggaaaaggaggcGCAGCGGCTGATGaagaaggaacaaaacaaaatcgGTGTGAAGCTTTCGTAA
- the SYBU gene encoding syntabulin isoform X3: protein MKVYGAYLLSSEADFSSSSSTGSISAPEVHMSAAGSKRSSFSRNRGPHGRSNGGSSYKSGNSPPSPREKDFLSMLCRNQLSPVNLHPSYAPSSPSSSNSGSYKGSDCSPVMRRSGRYMSCGENHGVKPPNPEQYLTPLQQKEVTVRHLKTKLKESERRLHDREGEIVELKSQLARMREDWIEEECHRVEAQLALKEARKEIKQLKQVIETMRSSLADKDKGIQKYFVDINIQNKKLESLLQSMEMAHSGSLRDELCLDFPCDSPDNSFPLGTPFGKTADGLSPEERGAEEGADGEPPAADGLADGADWLDGMVAAAPAEAGAPEPLLPAPAAEARDGLPLAAGPEAGRALVERAVQTDVVPYSPAVSELIQHVLQLRDPWPSSSASPDGSGADSTESFPDSVSAFMVDLTPRNPNSAILLSPVETPPAALDPGAPAARPMGELDFAGPAEERPDGVGPLALAGIGTQYWSRSFLVDLLAVAAPVVPTVLWAFSTQRGGTDPVYNIGALLRGCCVVALHSLRRTAFHVQT from the exons CCGAGGTCCCCACGGACGGAGTAATGGAGGCTCGTCGTACAAGTCTGGCAACAGCCCACCCTCCCCGCGGGAGAAGGACTTCCTGTCCATGCTGTGCAGGAATCAGCTGAGTCCCGTTAACCTCCATCCCAGCTACGCGCCGTCTTCGCCAAGTAGTAGCAACTCCGGCTCCTACAAAGGAAGTGACTGCAGCCCGGTCATGAG GCGGTCTGGAAGGTACATGTCCTGCGGCGAAAACCATGGCGTCAAACCCCCAAACCCAGAGCAGTATTTGACTCCCCTGCAGCAAAAAGAGGTCACGGTGAGACACCTGAAGACCAAGCTGAAGGAATCGGAGCGCCGGCTTCATGACAG GGAAGGCGAGATTGTGGAGCTGAAGTCCCAGCTGGCCCGCATGAGGGAAGACTGGATCGAGGAGGAGTGCCACCGCGTGGAGGCCCAGCTGGCCCTGAAGGAAGCCCGGAAGGAGATCAAGCAGCTCAAACAGGTCATCGAAACCATGAGGAGCAGCTTGGCTGATAAAGACAAAggcattcagaaatattttgtggACATCAACATTCAAAACAAGAAGTTGGAGTCCCTGCTGCAGAGCATGGAGATGGCGCACAGCGGCTCGCTGCGGGACGAACTGTGCCTGGACTTCCCGTGCGACTCCCCGGACAACAGCTTCCCCCTCGGCACCCCTTTTGGCAAGACGGCAGACGGGCTGTCCCCGGAGGAGCGGGGCGCGGAGGAGGGGGCCGACGGCGAGCCGCCGGCGGCAGACGGTCTGGCCGACGGCGCAGATTGGTTGGATGGGATGGTGGCCGCCGCCCCCGCGGAGGCGGGCGCCCCGGAgccccttctccccgcccccgcGGCCGAGGCCCGGGACGGGCTCCCCCTGGCGGCGGGCCCGGAGGCGGGCAGGGCGCTGGTGGAGCGAGCCGTGCAGACCGACGTGGTGCCCTACAGCCCCGCGGTCTCGGAGCTCATTCAGCACGTGCTCCAGCTCCGGGACCCCTGGCCCTCGAGCTCGGCGTCGCCCGACGGCTCCGGGGCTGACTCGACCGAAAGCTTCCCCGACTCCGTCTCTGCGTTCATGGTGGACTTAACGCCGAGGAACCCCAACTCGGCCATCCTTTTGTCTCCCGTGGAGACCCCCCCCGCCGCGCTGGACCCGGGGGCCCCCGCAGCCCGCCCCATGGGAGAGCTGGATTTCGCAGGCCCCGCGGAGGAGAGGCCGGACGGCGTCGGCCCGCTGGCTCTCGCGGGCATCGGGACGCAGTACTGGAGCCGCAGTTTCCTGGTGGATCTCCTGGCCGTGGCCGCCCCGGTGGTCCCCACGGTTCTGTGGGCCTTCAGTACTCAGAGAGGGGGCACGGATCCCGTCTACAACATCGGAGCCTTGCTCCGGGGCTGCTGCGTGGTCGCCCTGCACTCGCTCCGCCGCACCGCCTTCCACGTCCAGACCTAA